TATATAAGACAACGGGACAGTGACTTTAGCTGTATTTTTGTCCGCAGCGTAGAAAAGATACAACCTACCCAAAACGCAAATTCTTTTGATAGCAATGGTAGCATCAACAATCTTTACCAAGAGATTTCTCAACTTAAAGAGACAAAATCTCAACTAACAAAAACTTTATCCCTAGTGCATGCCACCTTAGATTCGACTGCTTGTGGCACTGCTGCGGTTAGCTATGAAGGAGAAGTTCTTAGCCAAAATCAAAAATTTTTGGAGATGTGGAAAATTTCCGACTTGCTAATTTTATCAAAAGACACTGAAGAATGCCAAAAATTTTTCGCATCTCAGCTTAAAAATCCAGAAGTCTTTCGCCATCCTGTTTGGGAGATTTCTAGAGAATCTGAGGCTGAAACCTACGACATTCTAGAACTAAAAGACGGTAAAGTATTTGCTCAATATTCTAAGCCTCTACGACTGGATAACAAAATTATTGGTAGAGTCTGGAGTATTTGGGATATTACCGAATTTAAACAGCAAACCGAGTCAAAACTATCAAGAATTCAAGACAATATAGAGACAGCTCAGGCGATCAAAGAAGCTAAACAACTAAGCCAACTGCGATCATACTTTATTTCTATGGTCTGCCATCAATTTCGCTCTGCGTTAAATATTATTTCCTTCGCCAATAGCCTATTAAAACGCTATGTAAACAAACGGACTGACGACCAAAGACTGTTGTATCTCGATAATATTCAAACCGGAGTCGAGCAGATTAACGTGTTGTTAGATGAATTACTGTTTTTTGGCAAGTCGGAAGTTGGACAAATTGACTTTAAGCCAAAACCAGTCGATCTTGCTGGCTTTTGTCGCGC
The window above is part of the Coleofasciculaceae cyanobacterium genome. Proteins encoded here:
- a CDS encoding PAS domain-containing sensor histidine kinase, encoding MLDSPGLLEKDASFFKYFVNHLSDAVFCLSSEARFVYLNDAACCQLEYSRQELLSMSLSDIDLNFSQETWLKQLLSLRQQNFLVIKSQHQTRSGKFLPVELIFTYIRQRDSDFSCIFVRSVEKIQPTQNANSFDSNGSINNLYQEISQLKETKSQLTKTLSLVHATLDSTACGTAAVSYEGEVLSQNQKFLEMWKISDLLILSKDTEECQKFFASQLKNPEVFRHPVWEISRESEAETYDILELKDGKVFAQYSKPLRLDNKIIGRVWSIWDITEFKQQTESKLSRIQDNIETAQAIKEAKQLSQLRSYFISMVCHQFRSALNIISFANSLLKRYVNKRTDDQRLLYLDNIQTGVEQINVLLDELLFFGKSEVGQIDFKPKPVDLAGFCRALATQMQPLSNGKQQTIEFFSRCDCKITCIDKNILHYILTNLLSNAIKYSPNGSKIKFEVLCEKEQVIIKIKDRGIGIPEVDQQRLFDPFSRGSNVGSIAGIGLGLAIVKNLVEIHNGKIELESKVGIGTSFSVTLAAKNLPEGEQIS